A DNA window from Zingiber officinale cultivar Zhangliang chromosome 3A, Zo_v1.1, whole genome shotgun sequence contains the following coding sequences:
- the LOC122052971 gene encoding aspartyl protease family protein At5g10770-like, which produces MGLLLHLCFFFLLLGRAFALDASICSSKFSAARHVHLNNSSGIHFALHHPRSPCSPAPFVAPLPFSTVLSHDAARVQALTSRLSKTTATISRASSSPLLRPDAVSVPLSKGTSLGVGNYITRIGLGTPSKSYAVVVDTGSSFSWVQCSPCRVYCHSQVGSVFDPSASSTYRSLPCSASECGGLESSTLNPPACSVSNVCIYEASYGDSSFSIGYLSEDVLSLARDLRLPGFVYGCGQDNEGLFGRSAGLIGLARNRLSLLSQLAPVTGNAFSYCLPSTSSSGYLSIGSYNPGRFSYTPLVSSSLDESLYFLRLTSITVDGRVISVPSSMQTIIDSGTVITRLPSDVYDALSRAVAAALKRYRRAPAYSILDTCFVGSLSRLAVPPVELVFQGGAALSLPAKNVMIDVDESTTCLAFAPSGDVAIIGNTQQQTFSVAYDVGRSRIGFAAGGCG; this is translated from the exons ATGGGGTTGCTTCTCCatctctgcttcttcttccttcttctcggaAGAGCGTTTGCTTTGGATGCTTCCATATGCTCCTCCAAATTTAGTG CAGCTCGGCATGTTCATCTCAACAACAGCTCCGGCATCCACTTCGCGCTCCACCACCCGCGGAGCCCCTGCTCTCCGGCCCCCTTCGTCGCCCCTCTTCCCTTCTCCACAGTCCTCTCCCACGACGCTGCCCGCGTCCAAGCCCTCACCTCCCGCCTCTCCAAGACCACCGCCACCATCTCCCGCGCCTCCTCCTCCCCTTTGCTCCGCCCCGACGCCGTCTCCGTCCCCCTCTCAAAGGGTACTTCCCTCGGCGTCGGCAACTACATCACCCGCATAGGTCTCGGCACTCCGTCCAAGTCCTACGCCGTCGTCGTCGACACCGGCTCCTCCTTCTCCTGGGTCCAGTGCTCCCCCTGCCGCGTCTACTGCCACTCCCAGGTAGGCTCTGTTTTCGATCCCTCTGCTTCCTCCACCTACCGCTCCCTCCCTTGCTCGGCTTCAGAGTGCGGCGGCCTCGAGTCCAGCACCCTCAATCCTCCCGCTTGCTCTGTCTCCAACGTATGCATCTACGAGGCTAGCTACGGCGACAGCTCCTTCTCCATCGGCTACCTCAGCGAGGATGTTCTCTCCCTGGCACGCGATCTACGCCTACCTGGGTTCGTCTATGGCTGCGGACAAGACAACGAGGGCCTTTTCGGCCGTTCCGCCGGCCTCATCGGCCTTGCCCGTAACCGCCTCTCCCTCCTATCCCAGCTCGCCCCCGTCACCGGAAACGCCTTCTCCTACTGCCTCCCCTCCACCTCTTCGTCCGGCTACCTCTCAATCGGCTCCTACAACCCCGGCCGCTTTTCCTACACCCCCTTGGTCTCGAGCTCCCTCGACGAGTCCCTCTACTTCCTCCGGCTAACCAGCATCACCGTCGATGGCCGAGTCATTTCGGTGCCTAGTAGCATGCAGACGATCATCGACTCCGGGACCGTCATCACGCGGCTTCCCAGCGACGTGTACGACGCGCTGAGTCGAGCAGTAGCGGCGGCGCTCAAGCGGTACCGGCGGGCGCCGGCGTACTCGATCCTGGACACGTGCTTCGTCGGAAGCCTGAGCAGGCTGGCGGTTCCGCCGGTGGAGTTGGTCTTTCAGGGAGGCGCGGCGCTGAGCCTGCCGGCGAAGAACGTGATGATCGACGTTGATGAGTCGACGACGTGCCTGGCGTTCGCGCCCTCCGGCGACGTGGCTATAATCGGAAACACGCAGCAGCAGACCTTTAGTGTGGCGTACGACGTCGGGCGATCGAGGATCGGGTTCGCCGCCGGCGGATGTGGTTGA
- the LOC122052972 gene encoding ADP-ribosylation factor GTPase-activating protein AGD12-like isoform X2 — MSNVYYRTERSASVQKRKVKELMLKSDNRICADCGAPDPKWADVHRSLGEDISKVLSVTLDEWSEGDIDSMFEVGGNSYANSIYEAFLPKDYRKPRSNSSYDDRSKFIRSKYETQEFLKPSLRIVSSKMSFSSVESKNSLNYRIDSNSSTKSVESRQFIGDLKVKVVRGSNLAVRDMFSSDPYVILTLGEQKAQTTVKQSNLNPVWNEELKFSVPENYVALKLQVYDQDVFSADDIMGEAEIDLQPLITAAMAFGDPELLGNMQIGKWLQTNDNALIDDSTINIIDGKVKQEVFLKLQNVESGEIELELEWTPLDE, encoded by the exons ATGAGTAACGTCTATTACAGGACTGAAAGATCTGCCTCAG TTCAAAAGAGGAAAGTGAAGGAGCTTATGCTCAAAAGTGACAATCGAATCTGTGCTGATTGCGGTGCTCCAGATCCAAAATGGgc TGATGTTCATAGGAGTCTTGGGGAGGACATTTCAAAG GTTTTATCAGTGACTTTAGACGAGTGGTCTGAAGGTGATATTGATTCCATGTTTGAGGTTGGTGGGAACTCTTATGCTAATTCAATTTATGAGGCTTTTCTTCCCAAGGATTATCGAAAGCCTAGATCTAACTCAAGTTATGATGATCGGAGCAAATTCATCAG ATCCAAGTATGAGACACAAGAATTCTTAAAACCAAGTTTGCGTATTGTGTCTTCGAAGATGTCTTTCAGTTCTGTTGAATCCAAAAATAGCTTAAATTACAGGATTGACTCCAACAGTTCAACTAAGTCA GTAGAGAGCAGACAATTCATTGGAGATTTAAAGGTCAAGGTTGTAAGAGGTTCAAATTTAGCTGTCAGGGATATGTTTAGCAGTGATCCATATGTTATATTGACTCTTGGGGAACAG AAAGCTCAGACAACAGTAAAACAGAGCAACTTGAATCCAGTGTGGAATGAAGAGCTTAAGTTTTCAGTTCCTGAAAATTATGTCGCTTTGAAACTG CAAGTATATGACCAAGATGTTTTTTCTGCCGATGATATAATGGGTGAAGCTGAGATTGATCTTCAACCCTTGATCACAGCTGCTATGGCTTTCGGGGATCCTGAGCTTCTCGGTAACATGCAGATCGGGAAATGGTTACAGACAAATGACAACGCACTTATCGATGACAGCACTATCAACATTATAGACGGAAAAGTAAAGCAAGAGGTCTTTCTGAAGTTGCAGAACGTGGAGTCTGGAGAAATAGAATTAGAACTAGAATGGACTCCGCTGGATGAATAG
- the LOC122052972 gene encoding ADP-ribosylation factor GTPase-activating protein AGD12-like isoform X1 encodes MSNVYYRTERSASVQKRKVKELMLKSDNRICADCGAPDPKWASANIGVFICLKCSDVHRSLGEDISKVLSVTLDEWSEGDIDSMFEVGGNSYANSIYEAFLPKDYRKPRSNSSYDDRSKFIRSKYETQEFLKPSLRIVSSKMSFSSVESKNSLNYRIDSNSSTKSVESRQFIGDLKVKVVRGSNLAVRDMFSSDPYVILTLGEQKAQTTVKQSNLNPVWNEELKFSVPENYVALKLQVYDQDVFSADDIMGEAEIDLQPLITAAMAFGDPELLGNMQIGKWLQTNDNALIDDSTINIIDGKVKQEVFLKLQNVESGEIELELEWTPLDE; translated from the exons ATGAGTAACGTCTATTACAGGACTGAAAGATCTGCCTCAG TTCAAAAGAGGAAAGTGAAGGAGCTTATGCTCAAAAGTGACAATCGAATCTGTGCTGATTGCGGTGCTCCAGATCCAAAATGGgc GTCTGCTAATATTGGCGTCTTTATCTGTTTGAAATGCAGTGATGTTCATAGGAGTCTTGGGGAGGACATTTCAAAG GTTTTATCAGTGACTTTAGACGAGTGGTCTGAAGGTGATATTGATTCCATGTTTGAGGTTGGTGGGAACTCTTATGCTAATTCAATTTATGAGGCTTTTCTTCCCAAGGATTATCGAAAGCCTAGATCTAACTCAAGTTATGATGATCGGAGCAAATTCATCAG ATCCAAGTATGAGACACAAGAATTCTTAAAACCAAGTTTGCGTATTGTGTCTTCGAAGATGTCTTTCAGTTCTGTTGAATCCAAAAATAGCTTAAATTACAGGATTGACTCCAACAGTTCAACTAAGTCA GTAGAGAGCAGACAATTCATTGGAGATTTAAAGGTCAAGGTTGTAAGAGGTTCAAATTTAGCTGTCAGGGATATGTTTAGCAGTGATCCATATGTTATATTGACTCTTGGGGAACAG AAAGCTCAGACAACAGTAAAACAGAGCAACTTGAATCCAGTGTGGAATGAAGAGCTTAAGTTTTCAGTTCCTGAAAATTATGTCGCTTTGAAACTG CAAGTATATGACCAAGATGTTTTTTCTGCCGATGATATAATGGGTGAAGCTGAGATTGATCTTCAACCCTTGATCACAGCTGCTATGGCTTTCGGGGATCCTGAGCTTCTCGGTAACATGCAGATCGGGAAATGGTTACAGACAAATGACAACGCACTTATCGATGACAGCACTATCAACATTATAGACGGAAAAGTAAAGCAAGAGGTCTTTCTGAAGTTGCAGAACGTGGAGTCTGGAGAAATAGAATTAGAACTAGAATGGACTCCGCTGGATGAATAG